In Lysobacter luteus, a single window of DNA contains:
- a CDS encoding dihydrolipoyllysine-residue acetyltransferase → MAELKEARVPDIGGYDGVPVIEVLVAVGDTVTVDQGLVTLESDKATMEVPAPFAGVVRELKVKVGDEIGEGAVVAMIEPASDGAAEGGEKQAADASAGTDGAADKATDAAKADARRAEPASPGQQVRTNETATATEPANVGEPDNLAKREAARAQAGAGADAGDSDAAAPRSPPVVFDADELLPDKVPYASPAVRLFARELGVDLARVTGSQRGGRIGREDVQKFVKGVMSSGGATAKAGGGGGGLDLLPWPKVDFAKFGPVETRALSRIQKLSGANLARNWAMIPHVTQFDDADITELEALRVQLNKENEKAIAKGKATKLTMLAFLMKASVAALKKFPDFNASLDATGENLVLKQYFHIGFAADTPNGLVVPVVRDCDTKGVMEIAAETAELAAKARDGKLGPAQMSGGCFSISSLGGIGGTAFTPIVNAPEVAILGVSRSDMKPVWNGKAFEPRLSLPLSLSYDHRVIDGAAAARFTTYLGQILGDMRRVLL, encoded by the coding sequence ATGGCTGAGTTGAAGGAAGCACGCGTCCCCGATATCGGCGGCTACGACGGCGTGCCGGTGATCGAGGTGCTGGTGGCGGTGGGCGATACCGTCACGGTCGACCAGGGGCTGGTGACGCTCGAGTCCGACAAGGCGACGATGGAAGTGCCGGCGCCGTTCGCGGGTGTCGTGCGCGAGCTGAAGGTCAAGGTCGGCGACGAGATCGGCGAAGGCGCCGTGGTCGCGATGATCGAACCGGCCTCCGACGGGGCGGCCGAGGGTGGCGAAAAGCAGGCCGCGGACGCTTCCGCCGGCACGGACGGGGCGGCGGACAAGGCCACCGACGCCGCCAAGGCCGACGCGCGTCGCGCCGAGCCGGCGTCGCCCGGGCAGCAGGTCCGCACGAACGAAACGGCGACAGCCACCGAGCCGGCCAACGTGGGTGAACCCGACAACCTGGCAAAGCGCGAAGCCGCGCGTGCCCAGGCGGGTGCTGGCGCCGATGCCGGCGACAGCGACGCCGCCGCGCCGCGCTCGCCGCCGGTGGTGTTCGATGCCGACGAGCTGCTGCCCGACAAGGTGCCGTACGCGAGCCCGGCGGTGCGCCTGTTCGCGCGCGAACTCGGCGTCGACCTGGCGCGCGTGACGGGCAGCCAGCGCGGCGGCCGGATCGGCCGCGAGGACGTGCAGAAGTTCGTCAAGGGCGTGATGTCCAGCGGCGGCGCGACGGCGAAGGCCGGCGGTGGCGGTGGCGGACTCGATCTGCTGCCCTGGCCGAAGGTCGACTTCGCCAAGTTCGGTCCGGTCGAGACCCGCGCGCTGTCGCGGATCCAGAAGCTGTCCGGCGCCAACCTCGCGCGCAACTGGGCGATGATCCCGCACGTCACCCAGTTCGACGACGCCGACATCACCGAGCTCGAAGCACTGCGGGTGCAGCTCAACAAGGAAAACGAGAAGGCGATCGCCAAGGGCAAAGCGACCAAGCTCACGATGCTCGCCTTCCTGATGAAGGCCTCGGTGGCCGCGCTGAAGAAGTTCCCCGACTTCAACGCCTCGCTGGACGCCACCGGCGAGAACCTGGTGCTCAAGCAGTACTTCCACATCGGCTTCGCCGCCGACACGCCCAACGGTCTGGTCGTGCCGGTCGTGCGGGACTGCGACACCAAGGGCGTGATGGAGATCGCTGCCGAGACCGCCGAACTGGCCGCCAAGGCGCGCGACGGCAAGCTCGGACCGGCGCAGATGAGCGGCGGCTGCTTCTCGATCAGCTCGCTGGGCGGCATTGGCGGCACCGCGTTCACTCCGATCGTGAACGCGCCGGAAGTCGCCATCCTCGGCGTCTCGCGGTCGGACATGAAGCCGGTCTGGAACGGCAAGGCGTTCGAGCCGCGGCTGTCGCTGCCGCTGTCGCTGAGCTACGACCACCGCGTGATCGACGGCGCAGCCGCGGCGCGTTTCACCACCTACCTCGGCCAGATCCTCGGCGACATGCGCCGGGTCCTGTTGTGA